The Musa acuminata AAA Group cultivar baxijiao chromosome BXJ3-6, Cavendish_Baxijiao_AAA, whole genome shotgun sequence region CTTGTGCGGTAGCCGTGGTCAAGACTGGAAGTAGGGAAGTTGTCGTCGAACGACCGATTGTGGGCGACCAGTGGGGGGGCAGATCCGCCTAGGATCTGGAAAGGGGGGATTGTCGCATACGAGGAGAAATTTGGCAGTGGTGTGATGTCAGCAAGAATTTTTCTCGGCGTCAACTCGATAGGGGTGCTGCAATAGCAACGATGACTCCTCACAAtttctgctctgataccatgaagaattgaaaaaatgaagaaaaatatattttaattagtatcacatgtgaagtctatttatacattgtgaaagagaagatttctttaactgagcataGAGATTGCTTCATACagtcgaggaaatctctctgttataatTTCGATCTGTACACCCATGTTTATGGTGTCATTAcatgtctttttcttcttttaattctATTGGTTTAGCAAATCAGGTTACAAAGTATAAGTATTATATGTTCCTTTCTAAACGTATAATTTTCACATCCTTGAATTGGGAGAAATTGTGTCTTCAATGACTCTTGTACATAACATGCAGGATATATTATATTCTAACTAGTGAAGTGGTTTCTTGGTGCACTATTATATTATGcattaattagttatctttagtattttagtttttatatttttaaaaattatattgacatctttATACTTATGTAAATGAAACATTGAGATTTTTTATATaggattaaaaatttaaaaaatattttttgttgaagcaataagattaaatattttatttttataagtatagCCATTTTTAAGTTTTGAAAGTATAAAGTTGGAGTAATAGTAGTTAATTATAATACATACTATGCCTTGCGTGGTTTTACTGCGCATGTGTATCTACATTTATATTATGTGGTACTCATTTGATGCAAGTCTTACAAATGACATGATGATCTGCACAAACTCAAACTCGCAAAGCAATCTTTTCCTCTGACGCCACATCTACATCATGGTCATAATTGCTCCAACGTGACCAAACAGTAGACCTGCAGCTTCTGAGGAAGACGCAGGCCATGATTGTATCGAGGACGACGAGGAGGGAGTGCACGTAACCAATAGAGAAAGCCTCCCATATGGCTGAAGGATGGAATCTGGCAGTGAGACGATATGGCCTCACCACCCTGTACTGAAACAGTGCTTCAATGGCTGCCATTCCCAGACTTGCAGGCAATGTCAGGCTTATGGCTGTGGCCGTTCTGCCTCTGAGAAGCACAAGGGTTTTGAGGATCGAGTGATACCCACCACGGCCGTCGACGGCAGAGATGACGACCGACAGGTTGCATGTGGCCACGGCATTAGCGAGGACGAAGGAGTAGAGGATGACGCCGGAGGCGGAGAGGACGAGGACGGAGCCGCTCGACGACAGGTGAAGGGCGTCCAACACGTTGAAGGCGAGGAAGAGGATGGACAACACAGCAGCGTTGGCAGAGAGAACGAGCAAGGAGTTGAAGAGGTGAGTCAGCGCGAGGGACGGGTAGAGACGGAGAAGGGAAGCTGCACCGCGACGACGAATGCCGTAGGTGGTCCGGAGAACGGATGCTTTGGCCAGAAGCGAGAACGTGAGGGCGAAGGGGAGGGTGGAGACGAAGGTGAAGATGGACTGCGAGAGCTTGGAGTTGAGGAGGGAGAAGAACTGGGATGGAGGGAAGCCTGCAGCTTCGAAAAGGAAGGCGAGGCGGGAAGAGATGGATCGGAGGATGGGGGAAGAGAGGCTGGGCAGCGACTGCGCGAGGAGGGTGGCGGCGCTGGCAGGGAAGACAAGGAGCGCGGCCACCGCAGCAAAGGCCTGGTAGCTTCTGGAGAAGGCATGGAGGGATCTCCTTACAATCTTCATGGCCTTGGCCATGGCGAATTCGGTACAGGGATGAGTCTACTTCTTGCACATGGAGGACACCACAGCATGGAGTTTAAGCTGCTCCTTCTTCCAGCTACACTCAGTCTTCTTCCTTCTTGGCACAGATTGGTTGTGATGTGGAACATGCCAGCTACTGAATTAACAACAAGTCTAAAGCTGAAGCAATCCATGTGTGGCTTCTGCTGTTTGGCTTATCCTTAAAGTGATCCTTGCTTTGTTTCCAAGCTTTTAATTGAGCAGTTTTGGTCGCTGGTTAACCTTGATCAAATGGAAATGGTGGGTGTTAATCCACCATAAAGAAGATGATTATGCTAACAGACGACAATATCCACTGAGAGATCTTGCACTGGATTGACACTTGTTGAAACTTTTTGACTAAGTTAGAGTTGTTTTCATGGTTTGGTGGCAAAAGCTTGACAGTCACAGTGGAAATTAGGAGCAAACATGTAATGATATCACTGTTTAGTCCATCAGCCCATCTAGTTGGTGGTGTTGCATTAACTTGATTGCTGCAAACAtgggattgacatttcgttgattCTAAGGTTTGATTCAATGCTGTTCTTCAGTACAGTAGGGGAGAAAAATATTATGGAAGAagtcagcgagagagagagagagagagagtagtgaaGTTGATGAGGTTGGTGCCCAATTCCATCAAGCGTGGGGTACGAATGGCTCCTGACACCACGCTACTTTAGTAAATGAGATAGGATCCGTGGATGACACATTAAGGATCCAAGTTGATGTGTTCTTTTATCAAGGTTTCTCAAAAGCCACAACCACCTTGAATCTACTGATTTCAGAATTATGAAGCAAGCAAAGGTAGGATGTGGTCCAGCTCTTTTCATGAGACTTAATAAAGGTTTGCTAAAATCCATCCTGATAAGTATGAGCCCTCTCAATTCTCAATTATTAAGGAATTGCCTGTTTCAGATGGCTCCCGTATGGTTTATTACTATCATAGATGGCAGAAGGATCTTTTAAGAGAGAAGTCTATCTTTGCCTCTTTGTTAGGCTTTGGCTCTCTAAACCCTCCTCTAGTTTAGGGGGTCGAGGTCATGATGGATGTCATTTGATAAGGTCCATACTGATTACTGTCAGTACAAATTCTTATGAGTTGTAAGGAATTATTAACTTTTTTAGGATGGATTTAAAAGGCACCCATGAGAGAGTCACTTTTGACCATTTAACACACCTTTTACTCACCAAAACCCTTAGTTGTAGAGTCACAATTTGTTTTAGGCTTCCAAGTTGGTTGATCCACGAGGAATTAATTGTTCACTCTAAGATAGGCCCTATATGTTTTTGTCTAAGAAACACAtctttaaaaaaatcatcaatgaaTCTTTTTGATGTGTTGTCTCTTCAACTCTTAAATCGATATTAAACTAAATATGATTTTATTCAAACAAACTGTTAATTGTTTTCAGATGCCTTACAAGATATTAAGAAGAATCTTGTTCAAAAGCTGGTGCATAAAACTATGAGCAGCCTAATTCTGGAAAGAAATCCATTGCTCATCTTACCTCGACACAAACAGAACTCATTCAATTGAGTGATGTCGAATGGTGCATGGGAAAGGCAAATGGTGCCCAAATACCAGACAGAGACTACAACATTATCCTGAAAGCTATTTCTCATAGCTATGTTTCCTAACCCTTTTGACTCCCCTCATAGGAGAGAATGATACTCCGATGGAGATTGATCTCTCGCAATGTAATCTTTGAGATGATGATTATATAAACTTGCAACTATGGGGAAAATGCAAAGGTTTATCCAAGAGGAAAACCAGGTTCCGAGACTCCATATCATGGCAAAGTGTCAATCCATATGTACTGCAACTCTGCACACAAAAACGGGTGTGGATTTGCTTCCAAGCCACCACCAGCAACATCAAGCAATGGCCATGATCTTTGCCAAGACTTGTCAATCTCAAAGGCTCCTATTAACACCATATCAGAAGCACTGACCTGTGCCAGATGAAAGAGCTCCTTGTTATGCTGTTTCAACCCTTTAGGCATTGAGATCACAATGTGGTTTCTGTCCCTCATCCTTCATCAGACCAGTGATTGTGATACACTCATCACTACATTGCTTGCAACTTACATCAACAAATCACCAGTCTGATAACTCAAAAGAATTGCTTGCAACTGCTATCACCCAGAGAAAATCCTGTAGCTGAGGTTGACCTCCCATTATCATTTACAGACTATCACCTGGTGGGACACCAACAGGACTTCTGTGATCGTCTTTGCAACTTTGACAACATCCAAAATCAGTAGCATAACATGACCATGTTCATATctcctgcatgcatgcatgtgggAAAATAGTTTTGTGGGGAAGAGGCTCTGTCTCACCACTATAGATCATG contains the following coding sequences:
- the LOC103988924 gene encoding uncharacterized protein LOC103988924, producing MAKAMKIVRRSLHAFSRSYQAFAAVAALLVFPASAATLLAQSLPSLSSPILRSISSRLAFLFEAAGFPPSQFFSLLNSKLSQSIFTFVSTLPFALTFSLLAKASVLRTTYGIRRRGAASLLRLYPSLALTHLFNSLLVLSANAAVLSILFLAFNVLDALHLSSSGSVLVLSASGVILYSFVLANAVATCNLSVVISAVDGRGGYHSILKTLVLLRGRTATAISLTLPASLGMAAIEALFQYRVVRPYRLTARFHPSAIWEAFSIGYVHSLLVVLDTIMACVFLRSCRSTVWSRWSNYDHDVDVASEEKIALRV